Proteins encoded within one genomic window of Sphaerotilus montanus:
- a CDS encoding glycosyltransferase yields the protein MHIVDSLEFGGLERVTTDLAIEQKRRGDTVCVFSLLHTEGLKPELEAAGIEVIVGGKRDGLDLPLIGRLRRAIAERGIEVVHAHNFVPNYHAAAALWGRWRRPTLVCSLHDMGFRLDREPRLKRFFTWAIGRTQGYAMVGSQVHGRYVGSGMVAAERATTVLNGIPVDRFRWTSERRRIARERLGVPQDALLIGAVGRQVALKNHALLIALMPALLARHPSLRLALVGSGPLEADLRAQAEAAGVGDRVILTGQRRDVADLTPGFDIFAMPSLTEGLSIALLEACATRLAIVATAVGGNPELVRDGESGLLVPPGEGPPLLQALDRLLADAPMRERLGQNACDWVRQHGSLDTLYTSFRTFYETAQRR from the coding sequence ATGCACATTGTTGATTCGCTTGAATTCGGAGGCCTCGAACGGGTGACCACCGACCTGGCGATCGAGCAGAAACGCCGAGGCGACACGGTCTGCGTGTTCAGCCTGCTGCACACCGAGGGCCTGAAGCCCGAACTCGAGGCCGCCGGCATCGAGGTGATCGTCGGCGGCAAGCGCGACGGGCTGGACCTGCCACTGATCGGCCGCCTGCGCCGCGCGATTGCCGAGCGCGGCATCGAGGTGGTCCATGCCCACAACTTCGTGCCGAACTACCACGCCGCCGCCGCGCTCTGGGGCCGCTGGCGCCGCCCGACGCTGGTCTGCAGCCTGCACGACATGGGCTTCCGGCTCGACCGCGAGCCGCGGCTCAAGCGCTTCTTCACCTGGGCGATCGGCCGCACGCAGGGCTATGCGATGGTCGGCTCGCAGGTCCACGGCCGCTACGTCGGCAGCGGCATGGTGGCCGCCGAGCGGGCGACGACCGTGCTCAACGGCATCCCGGTCGACCGCTTCCGCTGGACGTCCGAGCGCCGCCGGATCGCGCGCGAACGCCTGGGCGTGCCGCAGGACGCGCTGCTGATCGGCGCGGTCGGGCGGCAGGTGGCGCTGAAGAACCACGCGCTGCTGATCGCGCTGATGCCGGCGTTGCTGGCGCGGCATCCTTCGCTGCGGCTGGCACTGGTCGGCAGCGGGCCGCTCGAAGCCGATCTGCGTGCACAGGCCGAAGCGGCTGGCGTCGGCGACCGCGTGATCCTGACCGGCCAGCGCCGCGACGTCGCCGACCTGACCCCCGGCTTCGACATCTTCGCGATGCCCTCGCTGACGGAAGGCCTGTCGATCGCGCTGCTGGAGGCCTGCGCGACGCGGCTGGCCATCGTCGCGACGGCGGTGGGCGGCAATCCGGAGCTGGTGCGCGACGGCGAGAGCGGCCTGCTCGTGCCGCCCGGCGAAGGCCCGCCGCTGCTGCAGGCGCTCGACCGGCTGCTGGCCGATGCGCCGATGCGCGAGCGGCTGGGCCAGAACGCCTGCGACTGGGTGCGGCAGCATGGCTCGCTCGACACCCTGTACACGTCGTTCCGGACGTTCTACGAAACGGCGCAGCGGCGCTGA